The Synechocystis sp. PCC 7509 genome includes a window with the following:
- a CDS encoding RNA-guided endonuclease InsQ/TnpB family protein, whose amino-acid sequence MYGCQQTLISHNNELKAILKYVCAEANKLSNCGLYYARQMYFKAGKIVNKFDLHKQLNKNPHFGALQSQTAQQALTTIAESFKSFLGLLKAYRNGTIADCPKLPNYRKKGLTLVTYPSQAVKLIDHQLRFPLGSKVKTWFGLDAFYLPMPSNLDYKSVREFRILPRGGCFYVEFVYKLESVSSDVNPDFALGIDPGLNNWLTCVSNVGTSFIVDGKHLKSLNQFYNKQISTIKENKPQGFWSNKLASITEKRNRQMRDAVNKAARKVLTHCLNNKIGTLVFGWNKGQKDSSNMGRVNNQKFVSVPTAKLKDRIAQLCEQYGIKFVETEESYTSKASFVDGDFLPIFGEKPEGWKSSGKRTKRGLFRTFADWHINADCNGASNIIRKVATTLGLDLSGVSRGALSTPLRLRIWS is encoded by the coding sequence ATGTACGGATGTCAGCAAACATTAATTAGTCACAACAATGAACTTAAAGCAATACTTAAATATGTCTGTGCCGAAGCTAACAAACTGTCTAATTGTGGGCTATACTACGCCCGTCAAATGTATTTTAAGGCGGGAAAAATAGTTAATAAGTTTGACTTGCATAAGCAACTTAATAAAAACCCACATTTTGGGGCATTGCAATCGCAAACGGCACAGCAAGCACTAACCACTATTGCAGAGTCGTTTAAGTCATTTTTAGGACTGTTAAAAGCTTATAGAAACGGAACTATAGCAGATTGTCCTAAACTGCCTAACTACCGCAAGAAAGGATTAACACTTGTTACTTATCCAAGCCAAGCAGTCAAGTTAATTGACCATCAATTAAGGTTTCCGCTAGGAAGTAAAGTTAAAACTTGGTTTGGGCTAGATGCTTTTTATCTGCCGATGCCATCAAACCTAGATTATAAAAGCGTTAGAGAGTTTAGAATACTGCCTAGGGGTGGCTGCTTTTATGTAGAATTTGTTTATAAACTAGAATCGGTTTCAAGCGATGTAAATCCTGATTTTGCTTTAGGAATTGACCCAGGTTTAAACAACTGGCTAACTTGCGTTTCTAACGTAGGAACAAGTTTTATAGTTGATGGAAAACACCTCAAGTCGCTTAACCAATTCTACAACAAACAAATCTCAACTATTAAAGAAAACAAACCACAAGGTTTCTGGTCTAATAAGCTTGCCTCTATCACAGAAAAGCGCAATCGGCAAATGCGGGACGCTGTTAATAAAGCCGCTCGAAAAGTTTTAACTCATTGTTTAAATAACAAGATTGGGACTCTTGTATTTGGCTGGAACAAAGGGCAAAAAGACAGTTCAAATATGGGAAGAGTTAATAACCAAAAGTTTGTATCAGTCCCGACTGCCAAACTGAAAGATAGGATTGCTCAGTTATGTGAACAGTATGGAATTAAGTTTGTAGAAACTGAGGAATCCTATACTTCAAAAGCTTCGTTTGTTGATGGTGATTTTCTGCCTATTTTCGGTGAAAAACCCGAAGGGTGGAAGTCTTCAGGCAAACGGACAAAGCGAGGATTGTTCCGCACCTTTGCAGATTGGCATATTAACGCTGATTGCAACGGGGCATCAAATATCATCCGAAAAGTAGCAACAACACTTGGTTTAGACTTGAGTGGAGTTAGTAGAGGCGCATTGTCTACGCCTTTAAGACTAAGAATTTGGTCTTAA
- a CDS encoding Lin0512 family protein: MIEMGMGIDQHGQEPTVAAARAVRNAIANNALLGVWEVAGLSDPDQMIVEVKVAVPYPEQVRESEVLAVLPFGQKSLTVESGGMVVQGRAIASLKDKNDEMLIAVAAVTVLIDTE; this comes from the coding sequence ATCATTGAAATGGGGATGGGCATTGACCAACACGGGCAAGAACCCACTGTTGCAGCAGCAAGGGCGGTAAGAAATGCGATCGCCAATAATGCTTTGCTGGGCGTTTGGGAAGTTGCGGGTTTAAGCGATCCAGACCAAATGATTGTTGAGGTCAAAGTAGCTGTACCTTACCCAGAACAAGTACGGGAATCTGAAGTTCTAGCTGTACTACCTTTTGGACAAAAGTCTTTAACTGTAGAGTCCGGTGGGATGGTGGTTCAAGGTCGGGCGATCGCTTCTCTCAAGGATAAAAACGACGAAATGCTAATTGCGGTTGCGGCGGTTACGGTTTTAATAGATACAGAATAA
- a CDS encoding CheR family methyltransferase gives MNNVLLQNLIQLIGSHTGLHIREQDKQALTNKVNARMLALKLSTPEQYYQLLDTNIHNGSTNETQCDREWKALTLLLTTGESYFFRDKGQIALLKDSLLPQIIEQKKRSHYQQNSSKLSLRIWSAGCSTGEEVYSIAILVKELIPDLHNWHILILGTDINLESVAKAKQGIYDSWSFRMVEPQIIQRYFKPYQQSWKVEKTICSMVKFQSGNLIKDHFPQPLIDIYSMDIIICRNVFIYFDTTSISIVLNKFYHTLNTAGYLMTGHAELHGQNLDKLQTKAFSESLVYQRKDLAVIETPTMPVQLLSNFSNRNKQQNSLINQREIKPLVSPTKKQIKPETTKTAANLTTAENLFHQGDYPLAIQEAEQIIKQHPVDFDAYYLLAQAWANLGEIEKAAFYCERAIEINSLSTFPYYLLAHIAEEKGDASKAKKLLRKIIYITPTSVDAYLEMGDIYQREGDMNKAKKMRTTAFELLNQLPGHFLVEPSKNTVSELTAQVNKLLQNHR, from the coding sequence ATGAATAATGTACTATTGCAAAATTTAATTCAATTGATCGGTAGCCATACAGGGTTACATATCCGCGAACAGGATAAACAAGCTCTAACCAATAAAGTAAATGCCCGGATGCTTGCGCTCAAACTTTCTACACCAGAGCAATACTATCAACTGTTAGATACAAATATCCACAACGGCTCAACTAATGAAACCCAGTGCGATCGTGAATGGAAAGCGCTTACTCTCCTACTAACTACTGGAGAAAGTTACTTTTTTCGGGATAAAGGACAAATAGCTTTACTAAAAGATTCCCTACTACCACAAATAATCGAACAAAAAAAGCGATCGCATTATCAGCAAAACTCCTCAAAATTATCGCTAAGAATTTGGAGCGCGGGTTGTTCTACGGGGGAAGAAGTTTATTCTATTGCTATTCTTGTTAAAGAATTGATTCCTGACTTGCACAATTGGCATATTTTAATTTTAGGTACAGATATTAACTTAGAATCCGTTGCTAAAGCCAAACAAGGAATTTACGATTCTTGGTCTTTTCGCATGGTAGAACCGCAAATTATTCAACGTTACTTTAAGCCCTATCAGCAAAGTTGGAAAGTTGAAAAAACAATTTGCTCGATGGTAAAGTTTCAATCTGGTAATTTAATTAAAGACCACTTTCCCCAACCCCTAATTGATATTTACAGTATGGATATCATTATTTGTCGTAATGTTTTTATTTATTTTGATACTACTTCAATTTCAATAGTGTTAAACAAGTTTTACCATACTCTTAACACCGCCGGATATTTAATGACTGGTCACGCAGAATTACACGGTCAAAATCTTGACAAATTACAGACAAAAGCTTTTTCGGAATCTTTGGTATATCAAAGAAAAGATTTAGCAGTGATAGAAACTCCTACAATGCCTGTACAGTTATTGTCTAATTTCAGCAATAGAAATAAACAACAAAATAGTTTAATTAATCAACGAGAAATAAAGCCCTTAGTATCACCAACAAAAAAACAAATTAAACCAGAAACTACTAAAACTGCTGCAAATTTAACTACAGCAGAAAACCTATTTCATCAAGGGGATTATCCTCTCGCTATTCAAGAAGCAGAGCAAATAATCAAACAGCACCCAGTTGATTTTGATGCTTATTATCTTCTCGCTCAAGCTTGGGCAAATTTGGGTGAAATTGAAAAAGCTGCTTTTTACTGCGAACGAGCAATAGAGATAAATTCACTTTCCACATTTCCTTACTATTTATTAGCTCATATTGCCGAAGAAAAGGGAGATGCTAGTAAAGCTAAAAAATTACTAAGAAAAATTATTTATATTACTCCTACTTCCGTTGATGCCTACTTAGAAATGGGGGATATTTATCAACGAGAAGGCGACATGAATAAAGCAAAAAAAATGAGAACTACTGCGTTCGAGTTACTTAACCAGTTGCCAGGGCATTTTTTGGTAGAACCAAGTAAGAATACGGTAAGTGAATTAACGGCTCAAGTTAATAAATTATTGCAAAATCATCGGTAA
- a CDS encoding YcjF family protein — protein sequence MPLSRLLTLIIGLILILGLMLWLVNSLSWLYSYTAFTSPFLANLLLLLIVALLAGLIGLFVYYVLLFNKGAKSSPKQRRQPQIPVIKTEAAEETLRAIRQQVAQIEDEVARRVLLGRSQEIEATLSGGELQVVVFGTGSAGKTSLVNALIGRIVESSGEHSSKLANQIGKVDAPMGTTEIGETYSLKLKGMSREILITDTPGILEAGIAGTEREKLARSLATGADLLLFVVDNDLRSSEYQPLQTLAAMGKRSLIVLNKIDLYTEADTEIIIARLRERVHSFIKPVDIVAISANPQSFKSENGEIFHPEPEILPLLRRMAAVLRAEGEDLVADNILLQSQRLGDDARKLIDSQRRRQAEKVVDRFAWIGAGVVSVTPIPVVDLLATAAVNAQMVVEIGKIYGCELNLERGRELALSLAKTLASLGIVKGAIQLLSTALQFNLTTIVVGKAIQGVTAAYLTRIAGRSFIEYFRHNQDWGDGGMTEVVQRQFELNRRDEFMQEFIQQAIAKVIKPTNNSKAEADSQNGKV from the coding sequence ATGCCCCTATCGCGCCTATTGACGCTGATTATTGGTTTAATCCTGATTTTGGGGTTAATGCTGTGGCTAGTTAATTCTTTGTCCTGGTTGTATAGCTATACTGCTTTTACCTCACCTTTTTTAGCTAATTTGCTACTGCTATTAATTGTTGCTTTGCTGGCAGGATTAATTGGCTTATTTGTCTACTATGTTTTGCTATTTAATAAGGGTGCTAAGTCTTCACCAAAGCAGCGCCGTCAACCACAAATTCCCGTTATTAAAACCGAAGCGGCGGAAGAAACTCTCCGCGCAATTCGTCAACAAGTAGCCCAAATTGAGGATGAAGTTGCCAGACGAGTTTTATTAGGTCGTTCCCAAGAAATTGAAGCTACGTTGTCGGGCGGTGAATTGCAAGTAGTAGTATTTGGTACGGGTTCGGCGGGGAAAACTTCGCTTGTAAATGCTTTAATTGGGCGCATTGTGGAAAGTTCGGGGGAACACTCTTCAAAGCTTGCCAACCAAATTGGTAAAGTCGATGCACCGATGGGAACAACAGAAATTGGGGAGACTTACAGCTTAAAATTAAAAGGCATGAGTCGGGAAATTTTGATTACTGATACTCCAGGTATTTTAGAAGCGGGTATAGCGGGAACTGAGCGCGAAAAACTAGCGCGTTCCTTAGCAACTGGCGCAGATTTACTCTTATTTGTAGTAGATAATGACCTAAGAAGCTCGGAATATCAGCCATTACAGACCTTAGCGGCAATGGGCAAGCGATCGCTAATTGTCCTCAATAAAATCGATCTTTACACCGAAGCCGATACCGAAATAATTATTGCCCGTTTGCGCGAACGAGTCCACAGTTTTATTAAACCCGTGGACATTGTGGCAATTTCTGCCAATCCCCAAAGCTTCAAAAGCGAAAATGGCGAAATTTTCCATCCCGAACCCGAAATTCTCCCCTTACTCCGGCGTATGGCGGCGGTGCTAAGAGCGGAAGGAGAGGATTTAGTTGCTGATAACATTTTGCTGCAATCCCAACGCCTAGGAGATGACGCTCGAAAACTTATTGACTCCCAACGTCGCCGCCAAGCCGAAAAAGTTGTAGATCGTTTTGCTTGGATTGGGGCGGGGGTAGTTTCGGTAACTCCAATACCTGTGGTGGATTTATTGGCAACCGCCGCAGTAAACGCCCAAATGGTAGTAGAAATCGGCAAAATTTACGGCTGCGAGTTAAATTTAGAGCGGGGGCGAGAATTAGCGCTGTCTTTAGCCAAAACTTTAGCCAGTTTGGGCATTGTCAAAGGAGCAATTCAACTTTTATCCACAGCTTTGCAATTTAATCTCACTACAATTGTTGTTGGTAAAGCAATTCAAGGAGTCACGGCGGCTTATTTGACGCGGATTGCTGGGAGAAGTTTTATTGAGTATTTTCGCCACAATCAAGATTGGGGAGATGGTGGGATGACTGAAGTAGTCCAAAGACAGTTTGAGCTTAATCGCCGTGATGAATTTATGCAGGAATTTATCCAGCAAGCAATTGCCAAAGTAATCAAACCAACAAATAACTCAAAAGCCGAAGCAGATTCCCAAAATGGTAAAGTCTAA
- the ppk2 gene encoding polyphosphate kinase 2, with protein sequence MSTDEITGEKLKNNSLAQPVTDLAESLLKAQDRKKPKKSKKIFDGSTEIFAKKIPKKTYETQLRELQIELVKMQYWLKHVGYRVVVIFEGRDAAGKGGVIKRIAEPLNPRGCRIVALGTPSDREKTQWYFQRYVAHLPAAGEIVLFDRSWYNRAGVERIMGFCSDAEYAEFMQSCPEFERMLVASGIVLLKYWFSVSDDEQERRFLSRSHDPARRWKLSPMDLESRDRWMDYSKAKDAMFARTNIPEAPWFTIEADDKKRSRLNCLHHLLSKIPYEDMTPPPLELPPRPPFEDYVRAPRNEQFFVPQVY encoded by the coding sequence ATGTCAACAGATGAAATCACAGGAGAAAAACTAAAAAATAATAGTTTAGCTCAACCAGTTACAGACCTAGCAGAGAGCCTTTTAAAGGCACAAGATCGGAAGAAACCTAAGAAATCAAAAAAGATTTTTGATGGTAGTACCGAAATCTTTGCGAAGAAAATTCCCAAAAAAACTTACGAAACTCAACTACGAGAACTCCAGATTGAGTTAGTCAAAATGCAATACTGGCTCAAGCACGTTGGTTATCGAGTTGTGGTAATTTTTGAAGGTCGCGATGCGGCGGGCAAAGGTGGCGTGATTAAACGCATTGCTGAACCACTTAACCCCCGTGGTTGTAGGATTGTAGCTTTGGGTACTCCCTCCGATCGCGAAAAAACACAGTGGTATTTTCAGCGTTACGTGGCACACCTGCCTGCCGCCGGGGAAATTGTATTATTTGATCGCAGTTGGTACAACCGAGCCGGGGTTGAGCGGATTATGGGTTTTTGTAGTGATGCTGAGTATGCAGAATTTATGCAATCTTGCCCGGAATTTGAACGAATGTTAGTCGCTTCGGGGATTGTTTTACTCAAATACTGGTTTTCCGTCAGCGATGACGAGCAAGAGCGGCGCTTTTTATCCCGCAGTCACGATCCAGCAAGACGTTGGAAACTCAGTCCAATGGATTTGGAATCGCGCGATCGCTGGATGGATTACTCCAAAGCCAAAGATGCTATGTTTGCGCGGACAAATATTCCCGAAGCTCCCTGGTTTACGATTGAGGCGGATGATAAAAAACGCTCTAGGCTAAATTGCCTTCATCATCTACTAAGCAAAATTCCCTACGAAGATATGACCCCTCCGCCTCTAGAACTTCCGCCCAGACCTCCCTTTGAAGATTATGTTCGCGCCCCTCGCAATGAGCAGTTTTTTGTTCCTCAAGTATACTGA
- the glsA gene encoding glutaminase A, translating to MSNEVAANNSPATIQPVEIQETLDELYNKYRLLQIGQLATYIPELAKVNPELFSICIITVDGQCFKVGDFQQLFTIQSISKVFVYGLALAEHGREQVLAKVGVEPTGDAFNAIILDEKSKRPYNPMVNAGAIAITSLIKGNEPTERLSRMLSMFEGYIGHETTVDMLTFMSERTTGHRNRAMAHLMLNFGMIDEKIDEALDLYFQQCSLAINCLDLAVMAATLSNQGRNPLTHVQAVPSCYIRDILSVIYTCGMYNFAGEWAYKVGLPAKSGVSGGLLIVVPGQMGIGIFSPLLDERGNSVRGVKVSEELSQRFGLHLFDCKKRDVG from the coding sequence ATGAGTAACGAAGTTGCTGCAAATAATTCTCCTGCAACGATTCAGCCTGTAGAAATTCAAGAAACTTTGGACGAGTTATACAATAAGTATCGGCTTTTGCAAATAGGTCAGTTGGCAACTTACATTCCAGAACTAGCAAAAGTGAATCCAGAATTGTTTAGTATCTGCATCATCACTGTAGACGGTCAATGTTTTAAAGTCGGAGATTTTCAGCAATTATTTACTATTCAGTCTATCTCTAAAGTGTTTGTTTATGGACTGGCGCTGGCAGAACATGGACGAGAACAAGTGTTAGCTAAAGTAGGTGTAGAACCAACGGGAGATGCTTTTAATGCGATTATTCTTGACGAGAAATCCAAGCGTCCTTATAACCCAATGGTCAATGCTGGAGCGATCGCTATTACCAGTCTAATTAAAGGCAATGAACCAACAGAGCGGTTAAGTCGGATGTTATCAATGTTTGAGGGCTACATTGGACATGAAACTACTGTCGATATGCTCACCTTCATGTCAGAGCGCACCACCGGACACCGTAACCGCGCCATGGCTCACCTGATGCTTAATTTTGGCATGATTGATGAAAAAATCGATGAAGCTCTTGATCTTTACTTTCAGCAATGTTCTTTGGCGATTAACTGTTTAGATTTGGCTGTAATGGCTGCAACATTATCTAATCAAGGTAGAAACCCATTAACTCACGTCCAAGCTGTTCCCTCCTGCTATATCAGAGATATTCTTAGTGTTATTTATACCTGCGGAATGTACAACTTTGCTGGAGAGTGGGCTTACAAAGTTGGCTTACCTGCAAAAAGTGGTGTAAGTGGTGGGCTACTTATAGTTGTACCTGGTCAGATGGGCATTGGGATTTTTTCACCGCTTTTAGATGAGCGTGGTAATAGCGTTCGAGGAGTCAAAGTTTCTGAAGAACTATCGCAACGTTTTGGGTTGCATCTGTTTGATTGTAAAAAACGGGATGTTGGCTAA
- a CDS encoding Fe-Mn family superoxide dismutase codes for MTLNRRKLLFLLGATGGAVALSSWRSSGLMDTAIAQPTPASNTISLPPLPYDYNALEPHIDAQTMRFHHDNHHATYVKNLNAALEKYPNLKSQSVEQLLTNLESVPEAIRTTVRNNGGGHVNHSMFWQIMKPNGGGEPTGAISKAIAADFGDFATFKKQFNEAGTKRFGSGWVWLVRDDGKLKITTTPNQDSPLIDGNYPIMGNDVWEHAYYLKYQYRRADYLTAWWNVINWDEVNNRLAQASKA; via the coding sequence ATGACACTAAATCGACGCAAACTACTATTTTTACTCGGAGCAACAGGCGGAGCCGTAGCTTTAAGTTCTTGGCGCTCGTCGGGGTTGATGGATACAGCAATAGCTCAACCTACTCCTGCAAGTAACACCATTTCTTTACCGCCTTTACCCTACGACTACAACGCTCTAGAGCCACACATTGACGCTCAAACCATGCGGTTTCATCACGATAACCACCATGCAACTTATGTAAAAAACTTAAACGCGGCTTTAGAAAAGTATCCTAACCTCAAATCGCAAAGTGTCGAGCAGTTGCTAACCAATCTTGAAAGCGTACCAGAGGCTATTCGCACCACCGTCCGCAATAATGGCGGCGGTCATGTAAATCATAGTATGTTTTGGCAAATCATGAAGCCTAACGGCGGCGGAGAGCCAACTGGAGCAATTAGTAAAGCGATCGCCGCAGACTTTGGCGATTTTGCTACTTTCAAAAAACAGTTTAACGAAGCAGGTACTAAACGTTTTGGTAGTGGCTGGGTGTGGCTAGTACGTGATGATGGCAAACTAAAAATTACCACTACCCCCAATCAAGATAGCCCGCTAATTGATGGCAATTACCCAATTATGGGCAATGATGTTTGGGAACACGCTTACTATCTCAAATACCAATACCGCCGCGCCGACTATTTGACAGCTTGGTGGAATGTCATTAATTGGGATGAAGTTAATAATCGTTTAGCCCAAGCAAGCAAAGCTTAG